One Elusimicrobiota bacterium genomic region harbors:
- a CDS encoding response regulator — MIKKKILVADDDPNILELVRTNLTAADYEVITCNNGEVALRKINEEKPDLLILDVMMPKIDGYTLDLELNDEEETAKIPVIVITGRSDTKKLFDKTKSAKFVAWIEKPFEIKELIDLVNTYFKKAKSCHKVSVQIP, encoded by the coding sequence ATGATTAAAAAAAAGATATTGGTTGCTGATGACGACCCGAATATTCTCGAGTTGGTAAGAACCAATTTAACAGCGGCAGATTATGAAGTTATCACTTGTAATAACGGTGAGGTAGCGCTTAGGAAAATTAATGAGGAGAAACCGGACTTGCTTATCCTTGATGTAATGATGCCCAAAATTGACGGGTATACATTAGATTTAGAACTCAACGATGAGGAAGAAACTGCTAAAATTCCGGTTATCGTTATTACTGGCCGGTCTGATACAAAAAAGTTATTTGATAAAACCAAGTCAGCTAAATTTGTTGCTTGGATTGAAAAACCGTTTGAAATTAAGGAATTAATTGACTTGGTAAATACTTATTTTAAGAAGGCAAAAAGTTGTCATAAAGTGTCAGTGCAAATACCTTGA
- a CDS encoding response regulator: protein MQEKILIIEDEPNITMLLKVNLVACGYNVDNAIDGEEGLRKINSFKPDLIIVDLRLPKISGWEICEKIKGDDTYKDIIIVIVSASDQRNTKERAKLLCIDAFLPKPIEIEILINRIEELFKNKKLKRRD from the coding sequence ATGCAAGAAAAAATATTAATAATTGAAGATGAACCAAATATTACCATGTTGCTAAAAGTCAACCTTGTCGCTTGCGGGTATAATGTGGATAATGCTATTGACGGTGAAGAAGGACTGAGAAAAATCAATTCATTCAAACCCGATCTCATAATAGTTGATTTAAGATTGCCAAAGATAAGCGGCTGGGAGATATGTGAAAAAATTAAAGGAGACGATACTTATAAAGACATTATTATAGTTATTGTATCTGCATCCGACCAGCGGAATACAAAAGAAAGAGCGAAGTTATTGTGTATTGACGCGTTTCTTCCCAAGCCGATAGAAATAGAAATACTCATAAATAGAATAGAAGAGTTGTTCAAAAATAAAAAATTAAAAAGGAGGGATTAG
- a CDS encoding ATP-binding protein gives MSIFNKMSFKSKLILVTCIINVVVISCSLYLRSKHFETTFKESMAFRTQIIANVIADSISDEIKLDHLVRVERYRDLIVKEPEIEYVAFFSNQDKLIATAGNFNKNKIKFETENIFNMVDNVYDVYKEIKGDDGRKIGSVIIGFPVQSLKNAVHKNLMIGIIVWVTAGIIIIILNFVSLNYFLKPIKLLYEGSVRIANKEFCCRIPVRNEDEIGKISLQFNVMAGELESFYEDLERKVKEATIGLVEANTRLKEINEKKSEFVEIVSHDLRTPLTSILGFADTVLNKNLKLSEKDKDEYVNIIGIEARRLGRLISDFLDISKIEEGRLELNLKKISIEGVIRRTVRSIDTKTYGVGIDVEIEKDLPEIYLDSDRIRQVFQNIIGNALKYSPRDSVIKLTAGKSSNEVRIAIIDHGPGIADDKKKIIFEKFYRVDDDVSRKERGTGLGLSIAKSIVEMHGGKIWVEDNPGFSGSCFIFTLPIKD, from the coding sequence ATGTCTATTTTTAATAAAATGTCATTTAAGTCTAAATTGATTTTAGTTACTTGTATAATTAATGTCGTTGTTATATCTTGTAGTTTATATTTAAGGTCAAAACATTTTGAAACAACTTTTAAAGAAAGCATGGCTTTTAGAACCCAGATAATTGCTAATGTTATTGCTGATAGTATTTCTGATGAAATAAAATTAGATCATCTGGTAAGAGTAGAGAGATATAGGGATTTAATTGTAAAAGAGCCTGAAATAGAGTATGTAGCTTTCTTTAGTAATCAGGATAAGCTTATTGCAACAGCAGGTAATTTTAATAAAAATAAGATTAAATTTGAAACAGAGAATATTTTTAATATGGTTGATAATGTTTATGATGTATATAAAGAAATAAAAGGAGATGACGGCAGGAAAATAGGTTCTGTTATTATAGGTTTTCCGGTGCAGAGTTTAAAAAATGCAGTACATAAAAATCTGATGATAGGTATTATTGTGTGGGTGACTGCAGGTATAATAATAATTATTTTAAATTTTGTAAGTTTAAATTATTTTCTTAAACCGATAAAGTTACTCTATGAAGGTTCGGTACGTATTGCAAACAAGGAATTTTGCTGCAGAATACCGGTTAGAAATGAAGATGAAATCGGTAAAATATCTTTACAGTTCAACGTTATGGCGGGCGAATTGGAAAGTTTTTATGAAGACCTTGAGAGAAAAGTCAAAGAAGCAACTATCGGCTTAGTGGAAGCAAATACCCGGTTAAAGGAGATAAATGAAAAAAAATCCGAATTTGTTGAAATTGTTTCCCACGATCTGAGGACGCCGCTTACTTCAATTTTGGGTTTTGCTGATACTGTTTTGAATAAAAATCTGAAACTCTCTGAAAAAGATAAAGACGAATATGTTAATATTATAGGAATAGAAGCTCGCCGGCTTGGCAGGTTGATTTCTGATTTTCTCGATATATCGAAGATTGAAGAAGGTAGATTAGAGTTAAATTTAAAAAAAATAAGCATAGAAGGGGTTATCAGGAGAACCGTAAGGTCAATTGACACTAAAACTTATGGAGTTGGTATTGATGTGGAAATTGAAAAGGATCTGCCGGAAATATATTTAGATAGTGACAGGATTAGACAAGTTTTTCAAAATATAATCGGGAATGCATTAAAATATTCACCCAGGGATTCAGTTATAAAACTTACTGCCGGTAAGTCTTCCAATGAAGTCAGGATAGCTATAATAGACCACGGACCTGGAATAGCTGATGATAAAAAGAAAATTATATTTGAGAAATTTTATCGTGTGGATGACGACGTATCGAGAAAGGAGCGGGGCACGGGGCTTGGATTGTCAATTGCAAAGTCAATTGTTGAAATGCATGGCGGGAAAATATGGGTTGAAGATAATCCCGGTTTTTCCGGAAGTTGTTTTATATTTACTTTGCCCATAAAGGATTAA
- a CDS encoding response regulator — protein MSRKILVVDDDENIQRLLKVNLEKSGYEVYVASNGNEGLQKFEAIKPDLLIVDIVMPGMDGYHFCWDVIFEDGLYTFPAPKIIVLTGRDKKLDRGISDKIGVDAYITKPFDVRYLVDKVTELLSGKAIIEQKKIMIIDDDPNVEKIIKANLPLEKYKATYASNGEEGLEMIELERPDLVILDLVMPKKTGYEVCSMLKRNPVTANIPVIMLTAKKEYRDKYIGTVFLKADEYVTKPFEIKDLLGKIEKLTVYNNQAVEKA, from the coding sequence ATGAGCAGAAAGATTTTGGTTGTTGATGATGATGAGAATATACAAAGACTGTTAAAAGTTAACCTTGAAAAATCCGGTTATGAAGTATATGTTGCATCTAATGGTAATGAGGGGTTGCAAAAATTCGAGGCAATAAAACCCGATTTGCTTATTGTTGATATAGTAATGCCCGGGATGGACGGTTATCATTTTTGCTGGGATGTGATATTTGAAGACGGGCTTTATACTTTTCCGGCACCTAAGATTATTGTGCTTACAGGTAGGGACAAAAAATTAGACAGGGGTATTTCTGATAAAATCGGCGTTGACGCATATATTACTAAGCCGTTTGATGTGAGATATTTAGTTGATAAAGTTACTGAATTGTTGAGTGGTAAGGCAATAATCGAACAGAAAAAAATTATGATAATAGATGATGACCCTAATGTTGAAAAAATAATCAAAGCGAATTTACCTTTGGAAAAATACAAAGCTACGTATGCCTCAAATGGAGAGGAAGGTTTGGAAATGATAGAATTAGAAAGACCTGACCTTGTGATATTGGATTTAGTTATGCCTAAAAAAACAGGATATGAAGTCTGTTCCATGTTAAAGAGAAATCCGGTTACTGCCAATATTCCGGTTATAATGCTTACGGCTAAAAAAGAATACAGGGATAAATATATCGGAACAGTTTTTCTTAAAGCTGACGAATATGTAACTAAGCCGTTTGAAATCAAAGATTTATTAGGAAAAATAGAGAAATTGACCGTATATAATAATCAGGCTGTTGAAAAAGCATAA